The region GCGCTATTGGCTGCCACAATCCCCTTGCGCTGATCGCCAATGTAGTCGCCACAAACAAACGCCAAGGGCTGATCCAACGTCAGGTTAAAGGGCACCCTGACACTGCCTCGTTGTGCTGTGCCCACCAGTTGTAAACTAGGCGCAACGGTCTGCCACTGCAGGGCATTAAAGTGACCCACTGCCGCCACAGTACTGCCCACCAGGGGACGCTCATCCCTCACCAAATCCACCGTCACTGGATCGCTAAAGACAACCGTGACCTCACTTTTGGGGCGATCGCCCCCCTCAGGATCAAAGGGAGGATTAGTTTGATAGGCCGTCACCGTTCCCAAGGTTAAATACACATGGTCAAACTGGAGCTGCCAGCCATCTTTGCTGGTCCATCCCGTTTGCAAGCGTTCTTCGCCATTGGCATAGAGCTGGAGAGTCCCCTTTTGCGAGGCTGGCGCACAACTGACTAGGAGTGCTGTACTGAAAATAATGACCATCCCTAAACGTCGGTACAAATTCATTCGTTTGCTCACTCCGAACAAGCCCCAGAAGGAGGACCCCTGTAGCCAGTGGCAAAAGCAGTAAAGACCCTTTTTGTAGCTTAGAAGGTGCGGCATCGGTTCTACAATCCACGGGAGGGGGATGGCGTGACGCTATAGTGTCTTTACAGAAGGAATCTCATGGAGCAGAAAATGAAACAGGTTTGGGGCTGGTTAGGACTTGTCCTACTGCTGTGGGGACTGTGGACAACACCGAGTTGGGCAGGGTTACAAGACGATCGCTACGATGGGAACATCTTTGCTCTTTATGCTGGCAATGGCTCCTTGGTGCCGCCCAAAGTGACCCTTGAGAAATCGCGCCAGAGCGATCGCGCCACATTGCTGCTGTTTTATGTGAACGATAGCCGCGACTGCAAGCAGTTTGCCTCAACCATTTCTCGGTTGCAGGGCTCCTATGGTCGAGTGACAGATTTTATCGCCATTGATGTGGATGCCTTGCCCTTTGGGGCGCAGTTCGCCTCCAATGAAGCGGGCTACTACTATAAAGGCCGGGTGCCGCAAACGCTGATTTTCGATCGCCAAGGGCAATTGCGGCAGGAATTTATCGGTACCGTGCCCTTTGAAACCCTCGATGACACCTTTCGCGAAATCTTTGACCTGCTGCCGCGATCGCAATCTTTGGAACTGCGGCCGCGCCCTGTGAATGAAATCAATGTGGAACTGGTGCCCCCCACACCTCCTAAAGGGGAGAATCTGTCCAAGGGAGCGGTACAGTAAAAGTAAACCTTGGAGCGAGGTAAAACATGGAGTTACCTACCCTACAGGAACGTTTAGCGATTGTCTTGGCGAAGCGGGAGAGCCTTAAAAAGCTTTTGGACCTCCCCGGCAATGGCACCCTCAGGATTGACATTGAATCCGCCCTCGCGGAACTGGATGAATTGATTAGCGACTTCAAGCGCACCTTTCCTGACCTCGACATTTCTGCCTAGGAGGTTCACGATGGTGGAGATGACCAGTCGTTGGGTTAAAGTCGTCAATGGCGATCTGCTAATTGATGCCTACTTGGCAGAGCCAGTGGCTGCCGGCCGTTATCCAGCAGTGATTGTCTTTCAGGAAATTTTTGGCGTCAATGCCCATATCCGCGATGTGACCGAACGCATTGCCCGCGAAGGCTACGTGGCGATCGCCCCCGCCCTTTACCAACGCTTCGCCCCCGGCTTTGAAACGGGCTACACTGCGGCTGATATTGATTTGGGGCGACAGTACAAAAACCAAACCACAGCCGAGGAACTCCTCAGTGACACCCAAGCCACCATTGCCTATCTGCGTGGCCTCGAAAAGGTGGATGGCGACGCCATTGGTACCATTGGCTTTTGCTTTGGGGGTCATGTGGCCTATCTGGTGGCCCAGTTGCCGGACATTAAGGCCACGGCCTCATTCTATGGTGCTGGGATTACAACCATGACCCCCGGCGGTGGCCTACCCACGATTGAAATCACACCAAAAATTCGTGGCACACTCTATGCCTTCTTTGGCGATCGCGACCAAAGTATTCCCATGGAGCAGGTGAAACAAATTGAAACGGCGCTGCGCCACCATGGCATTCGCCACCACATCTTCATCTATCCTGCGGATCATGGCTTTTTCTGCGATCAACGGGACAGCTACGATGCAGCAGCAGCACGGGATGCCTGGGAACAGGTGAAAAACCTCTTCAACACCGTCCTACGGCAGCAACACTGACAATGACAGCCCTTTTTATGGGGATGCAACCTGCCCAACACTGGGGAAGCCACCGTGACAGAGGCTCAAAGTGCCTTGAGGTGCCCTGTGTCTTAGAAGCGGGCTGTATGACCTGAATTTTTAAAGAACTTTACTTTGACGCAGTTGCAGCACAATGGCTTCAATGCAAAGGCTATAGTAAAGATAGATTTGTGTTCCCCATGGTCCAAGGAACATCCAGGGCAACTGCCAGTAAGCTTAACATCCAACTATTAAAATTCCTCTACCCAAGCTGTTTTAGTGATGAGTACTTCAACCCACAAAGTCCTGCTGAAGCAGGGAGCGCTTGTTCTCAAGCAGTGCAAAAAAGCCCTTCTTGAACGGGATATGGCTGTACTTCAGCAGCAGGCACGGATTTTACAAGTCGCAGCCTTGGCATCACGACAAACACTGATTGAGGCAGAAGCTCGACTCTTGGAGCAGGCAGCCCAGCAAAATCAACCCCGCCGGGCAGCCGAAATTCTCATGAACATCAAAGCGTGTTTGGTTGCCCTAGCGGGAGATCGGCATGATTTTGAGAGCCTGCCGGGCGTGAGCGCAGAGACTGAGGAACGTCCGAAAAAGTGCTCCGCTGCTCAGCGTCCCCAGGATGACAGCTACACGAAGCGCTTGGGCAACTATCTCGTCGAGGCAGAATTGGTGACACCGGCGCAAATTGAAGTCGCCTTAGCAGATCAGCGAGCAACAGGGGCAAGGCTCGGGGATATTTTGGTGGCACGGGGATGGCTACGCAGGGGCACGATTGAGTTCATCATGGAGCGGGTAATCTTGCCGGAACGCCGTCGTCAGGAGGCAGGAGCCCCCTCTGTGCCATCCACCTCTTCAGGGGCCCAACCCCCTCAGACCCCCCCCAGTAAGTCAGTGCATGATCGGGCAACCTTCATTGATAGCAGCTATTGAGGTTTTCTCCTAAGGACGCAGCCTGTGGTCATCGCGTATTCTGCCAAGGTCTTGGAACGGGGCGATCGCGCCCTGCGCTGTAGTCCCTTTTTGCCGCCCTTGTTTCAAACAATGCAGCAGCGGAGTGTAGCCCTTGCAGAAATTGCCGGAGAGGGGGGTCTCAAATCTGGATTCACGCGATCGCCTTTGCCCGCGCTCCTAGCAGAAGCAGAATTGGACTGGTTGATCCGCGTCGGTTTACTGCGCCGCGAAGTGGATGGC is a window of Thermosynechococcus vestitus BP-1 DNA encoding:
- a CDS encoding DUF4382 domain-containing protein, with protein sequence MNLYRRLGMVIIFSTALLVSCAPASQKGTLQLYANGEERLQTGWTSKDGWQLQFDHVYLTLGTVTAYQTNPPFDPEGGDRPKSEVTVVFSDPVTVDLVRDERPLVGSTVAAVGHFNALQWQTVAPSLQLVGTAQRGSVRVPFNLTLDQPLAFVCGDYIGDQRKGIVAANSAADLEITLHFDHLFGDGAEPPTAAINRDAVGFDPFAAIATPEGVTVDWTGLQQKLRSQDFERLRKVLSSLGHVGEGHCREVSL
- a CDS encoding thylakoid membrane photosystem I accumulation factor, whose product is MKQVWGWLGLVLLLWGLWTTPSWAGLQDDRYDGNIFALYAGNGSLVPPKVTLEKSRQSDRATLLLFYVNDSRDCKQFASTISRLQGSYGRVTDFIAIDVDALPFGAQFASNEAGYYYKGRVPQTLIFDRQGQLRQEFIGTVPFETLDDTFREIFDLLPRSQSLELRPRPVNEINVELVPPTPPKGENLSKGAVQ
- a CDS encoding dienelactone hydrolase family protein is translated as MVEMTSRWVKVVNGDLLIDAYLAEPVAAGRYPAVIVFQEIFGVNAHIRDVTERIAREGYVAIAPALYQRFAPGFETGYTAADIDLGRQYKNQTTAEELLSDTQATIAYLRGLEKVDGDAIGTIGFCFGGHVAYLVAQLPDIKATASFYGAGITTMTPGGGLPTIEITPKIRGTLYAFFGDRDQSIPMEQVKQIETALRHHGIRHHIFIYPADHGFFCDQRDSYDAAAARDAWEQVKNLFNTVLRQQH
- a CDS encoding Npun_F0494 family protein — protein: MVIAYSAKVLERGDRALRCSPFLPPLFQTMQQRSVALAEIAGEGGLKSGFTRSPLPALLAEAELDWLIRVGLLRREVDGQGLTDRYRLTPLGQQLIQNYSQPTWSASWGDRWRNRLSRWWGM